Genomic window (Onychomys torridus chromosome 5, mOncTor1.1, whole genome shotgun sequence):
CTTGTTTGTGGCCTAAATGTGTGGGGTTTTCAGCCTTCTCGGAGGCTGCGGCTGTTTTGACACTTGGACTTCAACTGGGGAGGTCCTGTGATTCATGCTCCCTCGGCTGGGCTAGGGGGGCTGGAAAAGGGTCTGTTTCGGCTGGGTCAAACAGCATTGACATTTTCCACCCTAGAGAACACCTCCGGCTCCTGTGATCACTCCAACACCGTAGTGCAGGGTGTTCAGTCCAGGTTCTTCTCCCAGAACCCTCGAGTAGGGCGCATGATGTTTTGTTCTGCCGCGGTTACCAGGAAGAGAGACAGTTTTAAATGTCTGGTCGCAGAATGCAGTTGGCATTCTGGATTAAGAGCGTACTTCAAGACAAATCACGTCTAGGTTATTTCCTTAAATGTATCAACACAATTCAGATCTCTTTGGTTGTATCCGTCCCCCGCCCCCAACCCCTCACTCCCGGTTTCATACTAGACACTGGGACAAAAAGTATGAAAGTGGAAGCTGTTCTTCAAGCAAAAAATAGTAACCACCACCTGGGTTAATCTCggaaccgtgtgtgtgtgtgtgtgtgtgtgtgtgtgtgtgtgtgtgtgtgtgtgtgtgttttgacttACGTTGTATATTCTAGTGTATGCCTTCCCGTCAAGCTTCCTTGGTGTATTTATGTCCACGGAACCAATTAgtctaaaatgtcattttttcaaAGTGTGTTCATTTTGAAATTTACACTGTGTAAGCTATCTTCAGTTTCTCCTTTGCTTCCAGTCGCTCCAGCGACCACTGCCCCCTTTTCTCTGAGGcctggtatttttaaaaatattaagacaaaagaaaagaaggtaatTGAAGAGAGATTGACAGCAGATTATTgatgtattattctctttatttagtTTTGCAGTTGACCTTGTTCATCTCATTCATTTACACTTGaattttgttatctttttttgAAAGGAAGTTTTACCCAAACCAAAATATCCCTCTTCAGAACAGGGGTCTAAAGAATTTGTAATCATTagcaattaatttattttagatcACCCAGGCTTGAAACATATCGACCCAGTGGTCTTAAAGCATTGTCATGCAGCAGCTGCAACTTGCATTCTGGAGGCAGGGAAGCACGGACTTGACAAAGCTACTCTAAGGTACAGGCTCTATCTAAATGCCCATTGATTCTTAAGTGGTATCTTTGTGATTGTAATTTCAGCCCTTAAAGACAGAGACTAAAACCTTGGTTTGTTTTCCTACCCCTCCAGCACTTATCTAGAAGACTGTAAATTTGACCAAGATCGAATAGAAATATTTTGTACGGAGTATCAGGTTACttactttaaacttttaaattaacaATTAGTCCCCTTTCCCGTTCTGTTTGCAAaaatttgtttccttcttttttccccacTCCCCAGAATAATAAGAATTCTCTTGAAATCCTACTGGGAAGGTAGGTACTGTATTAGGTGTCAAGCTGGGGCACTTCTCACTTGTGGGTAATGAATGGAGTGTGCTGGTGTGAACCAAAACAGGGCCCCAAATCCTGGGATCCTGACCCAAAATAAAGGGGCCAAAGGGCATGTGGAACAATTGAAGTTAAGCTAATGTTTTTAAAGGTAGAGCCTGACATGACCGTAGATGCTTTTACTCTTTTGAAGATGGAGTTCAGCAGTACCTTAAGTCCAGAGTGGCATGGATGGGTGGAGCAGAGAAAGACATCATTTAGCAGATACTGCAAGTTTTTCTGTAGATATTACAAAATTATCCTTGTctttcagtataggcaggtctcTCCCTCATATAACTGATGTTTCTTGGCGCTTGGAATATCAGATAAAGGTAAAGTTTAACAAACTCTCTATAGAGGGGTttagggaacttttttttttttttttaattaggttaaAGACtggtgttttgtgttgttttagaCCAATCAACTTCATAAGATGTACCGACCTGGATATTTGGTGACCTTAAATGTAGAGGTAGGTATAGATCCTTGTCTAAAAATGAAATGTGTAacaaaagttttcatttctttgattgAAATAAACAGCATTTTTTCTTCCATAGAACAGTGATTCCAAGTCCTCTCCAGAGATTAGTTTTAGCTGCAGCATGGAAGAGCTACAGGTACAGTATGAGGCTCTTTGAGCATACTTCTTCTGTTAGAGAGCTGCTATCTGCCTGTCATCAGGTAATGAATGGTGCTTCAGGACTTAATGGCAAAGGAGAATGGCAGAAATTTAACATAGACTTCACTTTTCAAAGTAAGATAGGAATATCTCCAGTAACCTGTATTTGCTGTTCTAATTAAAACATACTTCTAAAATGTTGTGTTCGGTACACTTTCCTTCAATTTGTCATGCATCTGATTCAGTAAAACTGGGCAAAAGTAAGAGCAAAGATTTAAAAATGCCTTTCACAAATTAAACTTCGGAAGTTGTATTTTTAAGCAGTAGTTTTTAAATAAAGGGAAAGTCACATAAGTTCTTAAAACTGTTTATATTGTCAGTGTAAAGCTGAAGAATTGAAATTTTCGTTTATTGATGGATATGACAACGAATTTATTTCTTACcagttaaataaaatgaagatcaTCCCTGAAAATTTAGATGAAATTGAATGTTCTGGAGACATCTGCAGTCATTTCAGTGCAAATAATAATGACACTTTAAAAGTTAGAAAATGTGTGTAAATAGTAATCTCCCCTAGAGAAGTTGTGACATCATTTAGTATTCTCTTTTAATTAGAACTCGAATAGTTGATTCGAAGACAAGATCCCGTAAGGGAAGCGCTTCTGTTGAGAGTGGTTTGCCAACGTTAATTTTAGACTCGTTAGGTGCTCTCCCGACTTCTTCCTTGCAGCTGCCTCCAGGTTGGGTGCTTCCTTACTTGTATCCCAAAATTGTGACATGAGCTGTACATCTTTTAGGATTTGGTGGGGAAACTTAAGGATGCTTCAAAAAGCCTGGAAAGAGCAACTCAGTTGTAACTTGGGACCCCAGGAGCCCAGAGGAAAACCAGACGCGCCTTGCCTCCTGCAGGACCATGCGAGCTGGACGTCATTTTCAGGAGAAAAGGAGCGTCCTTTTGAAGTTACGCCACACATCAACTTTTGACACTTTTTACCCCTGTGAAATGGTTAAGAGGGAAACTCTTCAGCATTTGGATTTTCAGTATTAAGCATGCATTCCTCTTTTTGAGCGTTCTCAAGCCCTATCGAAGTCTCGGACCCCGAATAAATAAGGTGGTGTTCCC
Coding sequences:
- the Commd3 gene encoding COMM domain-containing protein 3 isoform X1; its protein translation is MELSEYVQRGVQTLADPGSFDSNAFALLLRAAFQSLLDARADEAALDHPGLKHIDPVVLKHCHAAAATCILEAGKHGLDKATLSTYLEDCKFDQDRIEIFCTEYQNNKNSLEILLGSIGRSLPHITDVSWRLEYQIKTNQLHKMYRPGYLVTLNVENSDSKSSPEISFSCSMEELQDLVGKLKDASKSLERATQL
- the Commd3 gene encoding COMM domain-containing protein 3 isoform X2, whose product is MELSEYVQRGVQTLADPGSFDSNAFALLLRAAFQSLLDARADEAALDHPGLKHIDPVVLKHCHAAAATCILEAGKHGLDKATLSIGRSLPHITDVSWRLEYQIKTNQLHKMYRPGYLVTLNVENSDSKSSPEISFSCSMEELQDLVGKLKDASKSLERATQL